The Kogia breviceps isolate mKogBre1 chromosome 4, mKogBre1 haplotype 1, whole genome shotgun sequence genome window below encodes:
- the TSPAN17 gene encoding tetraspanin-17 isoform X1: MPGKHQHFQEPEVGCCGKYFLFGFNIVFWVLGALFLAIGLWAWGEKGVLSNISALTDLGGLDPVWLFVVVGGIMSVLGFAGCIGALRENTFLLKFFSVFLGLIFFLELATGILAFVFKDWIRDQLNLFINNNVKAYRDDIDLQNLIDFAQEYWSCCGARGPNDWNLNIYFNCTDVNPSRERCGVPFSCCVRDPVEDVLNTQCGYDVRLKLELEQQGFIHTKGCVGQFEKWLQDNLIVVAGVFVGIALLQIFGICLAQNLVSDIKAVKANWIKHDDGYRLLK; this comes from the exons ATGCCCGGCAAGCACCAGCACTTCCAGGAACCCGAGGTCGGCTGCTGCGGGAAATACTTCCTGTTTGGCTTCAACATCGTCTTCTGG GTGCTGGGAGCCCTGTTCCTGGCCATTGGTCTCTGGGCCTGGGGTGAGAAG GGTGTTCTCTCCAACATCTCGGCGCTGACAGATCTGGGAGGCCTTGACCCCGTGTGGCTGTTTGTAGTGGTAGGAGGCATCATGTCGGTGCTGGGCTTTGCCGGCTGCATTGGGGCCCTCCGGGAGAACACCTTCCTGCTCAAGTTT TTCTCCGTGTTCCTTGGCCTCATCTTCTTCCTGGAGCTGGCAACAGGGATCCTGGCCTTCGTCTTCAAGGACTGGATTCGAGACCAGCTCAACCTCTTCATCAACAACAATGTCAAAGCCTATCGGGACGACATTGACCTCCAGAACCTCATTGACTTTGCTCAGGAATAC TGGTCTTGCTGCGGAGCCCGAGGGCCCAACGACTGGAACCTCAATATCTACTTCAACTGCACTGACGTGAACCCGAGCCGGGAGCGCTGCGGGGTGCCCTTCTCCTGCTGCGTCAGGGACCCTGTG GAAGATGTCCTCAACACTCAGTGTGGCTATGATGTTCGACTCAAACTG GAGCTGGAGCAGCAGGGCTTCATCCACACCAAAGGCTGCGTGGGCCAGTTTGAAAAGTGGCTGCAGGACAACCTGATCGTCGTGGCTGGGGTCTTTGTGGGCATCGCCCTCCTCCAG ATCTTTGGTATCTGCCTGGCCCAGAACCTCGTGAGTGACATCAAGGCAGTGAAGGCCAACTG GATCAAACATGATGATGGCTACAGACtactcaaataa
- the TSPAN17 gene encoding tetraspanin-17 isoform X2, translating into MPGKHQHFQEPEVGCCGKYFLFGFNIVFWVLGALFLAIGLWAWGEKGVLSNISALTDLGGLDPVWLFVVVGGIMSVLGFAGCIGALRENTFLLKFFSVFLGLIFFLELATGILAFVFKDWIRDQLNLFINNNVKAYRDDIDLQNLIDFAQEYWSCCGARGPNDWNLNIYFNCTDVNPSRERCGVPFSCCVRDPVMSSTLSVAMMFDSNWSWSSRASSTPKAAWASLKSGCRTT; encoded by the exons ATGCCCGGCAAGCACCAGCACTTCCAGGAACCCGAGGTCGGCTGCTGCGGGAAATACTTCCTGTTTGGCTTCAACATCGTCTTCTGG GTGCTGGGAGCCCTGTTCCTGGCCATTGGTCTCTGGGCCTGGGGTGAGAAG GGTGTTCTCTCCAACATCTCGGCGCTGACAGATCTGGGAGGCCTTGACCCCGTGTGGCTGTTTGTAGTGGTAGGAGGCATCATGTCGGTGCTGGGCTTTGCCGGCTGCATTGGGGCCCTCCGGGAGAACACCTTCCTGCTCAAGTTT TTCTCCGTGTTCCTTGGCCTCATCTTCTTCCTGGAGCTGGCAACAGGGATCCTGGCCTTCGTCTTCAAGGACTGGATTCGAGACCAGCTCAACCTCTTCATCAACAACAATGTCAAAGCCTATCGGGACGACATTGACCTCCAGAACCTCATTGACTTTGCTCAGGAATAC TGGTCTTGCTGCGGAGCCCGAGGGCCCAACGACTGGAACCTCAATATCTACTTCAACTGCACTGACGTGAACCCGAGCCGGGAGCGCTGCGGGGTGCCCTTCTCCTGCTGCGTCAGGGACCCTGTG ATGTCCTCAACACTCAGTGTGGCTATGATGTTCGACTCAAACTG GAGCTGGAGCAGCAGGGCTTCATCCACACCAAAGGCTGCGTGGGCCAGTTTGAAAAGTGGCTGCAGGACAACCTGA